A genomic window from Silene latifolia isolate original U9 population chromosome Y, ASM4854445v1, whole genome shotgun sequence includes:
- the LOC141634264 gene encoding glutamate receptor 3.3-like, which translates to MMLKLLIFLVVAKMVVENGLLHAVDVDSNSSRKPKEVNIGAIFAFNSTIGKVAIQAAVDDVNASPLVLNGTKINITMQDSNNNCFLGIVEGVDVFCNSVKGLTSRQIVDVQDLMIKLKTLPLGMSHG; encoded by the exons ATGATGTTGAAATTACTAATCTTTTTGGTGGTCGCGAAAATGGTTGTGGAAAATGGGTTGTTACATGCAGTTGATGTTGATTCTAATTCTTCAAGAAAACCTAAGGAAGTGAACATTGGCGCAATTTTCGCGTTCAATTCTACAATTGGTAAAGTTGCAATACAAGCAGCTGTGGATGATGTAAATGCCTCCCCTTTAGTTCTTAATGGAACAAAGATTAACATCACAATGCAAGATAGCAATAACAACTGTTTTCTCGGAATTGTTGAGG GTGTGGATGTTTTTTGCAATTCAGTGAAGGGCCTTACTAGTCGTCAAATTGTGGATGTACAAGATTTGATGATAAAGTTGAAGACTCTTCCTTTAGGCATGTCCCATGGTTAG
- the LOC141628707 gene encoding glutamate receptor 3.6-like yields MSFMENAVAIIGPQSSVIAHVVSYLAKRLQVPLLSFAATDPSLSSPEYPFFVRTTQNDVFQMAVIADIVVYFGWRKVTAIYKDDDFGRNGIAALEDKLAGKQCTISYKAPMNPEPSGEDIRQILYQLWPKGASAGSFSTMLDSGYVWIATDWLTDILETDSPLSSSSLSDVQGLLTLRFHTPESKLKKQVMTRWRNLIRREYTDGLFGLNTYGLHAYDTVWILAHALNEYFSQGGSISFSNTSMIRQFKDSNLHLDAMRVFDGGELLLSNYDSDRDLINPSYDIVNVVGTGHINIGYWINSSGLSVQPPEALFSTPLNQTGFRQQLYSVI; encoded by the exons ATGTCCTTCATGGAGAATGCAGTGGCAATCATAGGTCCACAATCATCTGTGATAGCTCATGTAGTTTCTTATCTGGCCAAGAGACTGCAGGTGCCGTTGCTCTCATTTGCAGCTACAGATCCATCCCTTTCCTCCCCTGAGTATCCTTTCTTCGTTAGGACAACCCAAAATGATGTTTTCCAAATGGCTGTTATAGCCGACATTGTGGTTTACTTTGGATGGAGGAAAGTGACTGCAATCTATAAAGATGATGATTTTGGAAGGAATGGCATTGCTGCTTTAGAAGATAAGTTAGCGGGGAAGCAGTGTACAATTAGCTATAAAGCACCTATGAATCCTGAACCAAGTGGAGAAGACATAAGACAGATTTTATATCAG TTATGGCCTAAAGGTGCTTCAGCTGGCTCGTTCTCCACAATGTTGGACAGTGGCTATGTTTGGATTGCTACTGATTGGCTTACTGACATCTTAGAAACAGATTCGCCACTTTCTTCCAGCTCACTGAGTGATGTTCAGGGTTTACTTACCTTGCGTTTTCACACTCCCGAGTCAAAGCTGAAGAAACAAGTCATGACTCGATGGCGAAATTTGATTAGAAGGGAATACACAGATGGGTTGTTTGGATTGAACACATACGGTCTACATGCGTATGATACAGTTTGGATTCTTGCCCATGCCTTAAATGAATATTTTAGTCAAGGAGGAAGCATATCATTCTCAAATACTTCTATGATACGCCAGTTTAAAGACAGTAACTTGCACCTTGATGCAATGAGGGTCTTCGATGGAGGGGAACTTCTTCTCTCCAAT TATGACTCTGATAGGGATCTGATCAATCCTTCTTATGACATTGTCAATGTTGTAGGAACTGGTCATATTAATATTGGGTATTGGATAAACTCTTCTGGTTTATCAGTTCAGCCACCAGAAGCTTTATTCTCTACTCCGCTCAACCAAACAGGTTTTAGGCAGCAGTTGTACAGTGTAATCTGA